The following are from one region of the Oscarella lobularis chromosome 3, ooOscLobu1.1, whole genome shotgun sequence genome:
- the LOC136184388 gene encoding uncharacterized protein, which translates to MTGSRSHCISILCIFLCFGTTSSFDCPTDNPCPTLESLDGVMKIPKVLNRGVDTVVVSGEEICDTDLTEGWYRFIDDDGNTFPIPVRKPVGDVDQCVDVGRCGTTAPISVTDDPPTVAGETKKLKGCINFIDCCFFSQDVCARLCGEETIYYLTVPAACSIAYCSSAPSCATNQVVREGQCVDAYPVLQQKPLLTPASREVATNHDEVVFQCQIFGPNENVHYFIAWEKDGVEATTSVIEDATLAAVSLRDIFAIAPNAPLNSVQIGFHLVCIVKARFKDQTTFSLELRSSAFFAGLSVDPLTLIISENDPVDKYKIVVKPTVPVVCEGSTTCHLDIAIGNRQFLAQDEVLSSVCGIRFEKDNWNTPQTFEIAGVRDQVEDGQQDQFIEVDKSFVLPDLFAKKTPFEWLQLRKKSIRVTSRNVRSAYCHGTGDPHFTTFDGDYYHYYGVGDFWLVRNKSPERTMGVLEIQSRIWTCRQSYTSVSCHCGVAVREGNDIVSIDQCFWQQRDPETKIYNIPPRIRKHSAGPLQTGFGVYKNPSGTQFKIQLPSGAAVKVDASYWGMSVFVRVAEDDDEKTDGFCGNNNGDKSDDMIGSDGVTYTKDPGSIAKNAFVDTWRVPKDENLFSSDVVQTITDTENTDAVNNPTTGKFCLCTKPDGTLTTDSFTCPLFQQSLLIQPKAFAGNQWTEVGQDLRSKRAVAGPDDVPTDEDDVDDDYEFVFDPTASPPVFQFPTPSNITKSAAVDECNRVLTASPVAKACIEDGVINAISNDTIESCVEDIKLSDDLSTASAYLESVLQQCEESLADDVDYWKPNITITNDTSVDASQLFLVQPSLPSIIASSVCPRDCSNRGQCVNSTCICQANFTGPDCSIDSNAAPILITFTNDGVCDRRLKPCRTAFVVGEGFLNNENLSCIVERQETGEEFQVLSQFQSIYEVTCALPPSRVQPEESVEVETEPVDHLSVRVTVDGRVFSDALAYSSFDSVCYDCPEAGSCVRKNNTCLIRGHCFADREANPLDWCQQCLPQVNETGFSERIDNENPTITSPGTLSLLRGYEFQFNLSANDPENRSVQFEVVDFGGNAFDFSSDGLWTWFIPHNASRNETYNVSFIAVDECNGTSSSYSPEIRLVDCPCTSNGRCVLKEGSQPGSGEFECLCNFGFNGSLCEIDLNYCVSNPCINNGTCILDGNGFYCNCSDEFEGDLCEIEKPSLKWNDCSMYGCNKPSVPSSCLESRWLYNFAEQSLTVEVKRPIIGNESHWIGFGLSANTSDRALVDWSIVYFDLSDGSLHVRDEVSSIDRTSTVYLNHSKVFKAEGWITNGTMHVVITRNLSSSNLQDVENFLVEDAFFVFSSGLHNASSSDFHFSYQFSSPTIIDFQTRCLGCSDLESIVNSHPIEYSDNFLSDGVIATYSCNGTHLLLGNQSRQCVGGIWTGAEPQCLKPCEDPVVPANGFANIAFVQGSDLILGSNVTFRCEDGLAVCGKNRLICQADGEWDYPYPDCKLFCNVQNITVDSDMPIDLQYTTAGSVLWLFPQSIVLDTRKLGDEGWKSVIVCLKGIRNSSSSDEEIVHDKQLAINSSRVSEADFSLSGLANSSSVSFQFDRVIYTFNRYGKLNISAFLFTLAYKDTSPTDYLERNLTVFAVDIYDRKSSKVHITVQHSAINDNSPVLTPNHQAINFTEGEGPITLFQKPLDIFDADHETLEFPNGFCSLTAVDDSSYLPERDILRADCPYFTTNYYTVNGTLTITGSNNSQAYEQCFNTIQYDFLGEVFSLIRRDVQCSLSDGIHIGITTIRINLFNVNDPPSLTIDGNATEISKTYVQYGDPVAVFESLVISDEDSFIQKARVKALGLHRSAQQNERNDSVIFSTQSSNLEIIMTESDGELEWNVTGNATKEEYQAFVRGLLFQSSNEQPFRLTSDNRLFALQVFDNELASNVIQTTIIVIPVNDAPILQFNPEADPYALPISESLVSFATFRKGLPLLVFPNTTTLEDVDSSNLNQFTCLLRNATDGVLEIIGVNETLTTLYDLSVDINRTESDTVSLIIGGLASVRNYKSAVMSIYYFHNDQSLLTPGNRVIECAATDDENATSAIAQVIIGFNYCAMDPCVHGDCTSNKRGFVCSCFNGYHGELCNISQTIANTTWRSCDMEGSEAGSYSVTMTARWSYNPNKSVLTTEIKRSAGDFWIGIGLSVNGAMCNSDIVTAFFSLRDGSLQVQKRKASFYGEPMIIANDTTILDSNATTVNGEMIFIIRQNIDYVANGSIHIILATGKLVDNNVSHGEIFYHVNSRWSSPSPVNFNDCLGCSLLEKPHGFYAIKYSDTIHYRGTTATHLCYENGVFVGEKWRECTDSAIWTGSNLTCICPLPDASFMGNVSVRTSGIKSIFGCKKNLTACGETELTCLEGGLWDLPFPRCRLFCSVQVLHFGSPNFLQDITLQYSAPNTILWLIPNPHKFVSGDLGNNGWESVQVTLSGVVNIHSDIETIIEARSAALNLGRVSEQELFSNGRPSNNVAPLGDDTLVYTFSRTENLDLNVFLSALAYVHQNPSDYLIRNVSLIVTDVYKETSPAISVAIQHIGQNENAPIIFNTRDIPLQFSEGDHHSVNVFQYNLTISDADNVLFHKLEFAHCVIVSAPSSSFDANKEYIFANNCRALNISRKNDTGDLWIRGKAAPEDYADCLNSLYYFHGGEIFPSLYRRISCTVSDGIHEASTSVKVDLVNINDRPSLMFPHETNTSIIQYRQYEPPVKVFEGGRILDPDSDFLTMALIQIIVSDDQNVDLSGEIILPISNVGQVDVDLEQTQNALMINVTGNASASFYESYLDGIQFYNPETKPFNLSSASRVFTVKVFDGEMWSNSLTSTVDVIPINDAPTLRFFPENFSGSNQIVFAEDSHPKFIAPNTTTLIDVDSTKMSRLQCHMDGALDGSFEGLRIDSGLAQEDNVSYEISQRNAETFVVLANGLAETDYYLNIIRSVEYLNNKEEVTAGDRRFCCNVTDSGGETSETAMIIIVVKNVNDGIDVNLDASSLSITFREGQLRGAYVIPDPHRLSVSDNENHRLRKVSFELITIPSGYVDEGEFIFIVQNVPANLKMTFENTEVSKKLIFEGNASIAVLTEMAMKVLYFSQEDEPTLFLPNSNYPIKRYVVIRFYDTGTPSATTELRVKINLRSTNDHAPEIVVKPEGNQCVTTKLRTRRSAEKYSEYKMISKQLEVADVHTGNGRLGQHGSYICIRFSDKTNLPPVAREKELAKILHFTPSIVNELPHFGLWQSNDTLTIVFPAGARKNSMVPLLEAGFSFYGQLRNGLCVPEIDCVANVCSSGGNSCPVTGEYTVEPITKLKEGGSAPDRV; encoded by the exons ATGACTGGGAGTCGGAGTCACTGTATCAGCATTCTTTGCATCTTCC TTTGCTTTGGAACAACATCTTCATTTGACTGTCCAACTGACAATCCTTGCCCGACAT TAGAATCACTAGATGGTGTGATGAAGATTCCGAAAGTCCTGAATAGAGGAGTAGACACGGTAGTGGTCTCTGGGGAGGAAATCTGCGATACGGACCTTACGGAGGGGTGGTATCGCTTcatcgacgatgacggcaaTACATTTCCAATTCCTGTGCGAAAACCTGTTGGCGATGTCGATcagtgcgtcgacgtcggtcgcTGCGGCACCACTGCTCCTATAAGTGTTACAGACGATCCGCCAACGGTTGCCggagaaacgaagaaactcaAAGGATGCATCAACTTTATTGATTgttgcttcttttctcaaGACGTTTGCGCTCGGTTGTGCGGCGAAGAGACCATCTACTATCTAACTGTCCCGGCAGCCTGCTCCATCGCTTATTGCTCAA GTGCACCAAGCTGTGCTACGAATCAGGTCGTTCGAGAAGGGCAGTGTGTTG ATGCTTATCCAGTATTACAGCAGAAGCCTCTTCTTACGCCCGCGTCTAGAGAAGTAGCGACAAATCACGACGAAGTCGTATTTCAATGTCAGATCTTTGGTCCCAATGAAAATGTTCATTATTTCATTGCATGggagaaagacggcgtcgaagcgacgacgtctgtCATTGAAGACGCAACGCTAGCTGCGGTTTCATTGCGTGATATATTTGCAATAGCACCGAATGCCCCTCTGAATTCTGTTCAAATTGGTTTTCAC CTTGTCTGCATTGTTAAAGCTAGATTCAAAGATCAAACTACTTTCTCTCTTGAGCTAAGAAGCTCTGCATTTTTTGCTGGATTATCA GTAGACCCTCTGACATTAATAATTAGCGAAAATGATCCGGTTGAcaaatataaaattgttgTCAAGCCGACTGTGCCAGTGGTTTGTGAAGGCTCCACTACTTGTCATTTAGACATCGCCATAGGGAACCGGCAATTTTTGGCCCAAGACGAAGTTCTTTCATCTGTCTGTGGAATTCGTTTCGAGAAAGATAATTGGAATACTCCTCAAACTTTTGAAATTGCTGGCGTCCGAGATCAAGTTGAAGACGGTCAACAAGATCAATTCATCGAAGTGGACAAAAGCTTCGTTCTTCCGGATCTTTTTGCAAAGAAGACACCATTCGAATGGCTTCAGCTAAGGAAAAAATCTATCAGA GTTACCTCACGCAATGTAAGGTCTGCATATTGCCACGGAACGGGAGATCCTCATTTTACCACGTTTGACGGAGA TTATTATCATTATTACGGCGTTGGAGATTTTTGGCTTGTGAGAAACAAAAGTCCAGAACGAACAATGGGAGTCTTAGAG ATTCAGTCAAGAATTTGGACCTGTCGTCAATCATACACCAGTGTGAGCTGTCACTGTGGTGTGGCTGTACGAGAGGGCAACGACATCGTATCAATTGATCAATGCTTTTGGCAACAACGAGACCCTGAGACAAAAATTTACAACATACCTCCAAGAATTCGAAAACACAGCGCTGGTCCATTACAAACAGGCTTTGGGGTCTACAAAAATCCTTCAGGAACACAGTTTAAG ATTCAACTTCCATCGGGTGCTGCGGTGAAAGTTGACGCCAGCTATTGGGGAATGAGTGTCTTCGTTCGCGTggcagaagacgacgacgagaaaacagACGGATTTTGCGGAAACAATAACGGAGACAAGAGCGACGATATGATAGGGAGTGATGGCGTGACGTATACAAAAGATCCAGGATCGATTGCAAAAAATGCTTTCGTTGACACGTGGAG GGTACCAAAAGATGAAAACTTGTTTAGCTCTGATGTTGTTCAAACGATAACTGACACCGAAAACACGGACGCAGTGAACAATCCTACGACTGGGAAGTTTTGCTTGTGCACAAAACCGGACGGAACACTCACGACAGATTCTTTCACTTGTCCACTCTTCCAGCAGTCCCTTCTCATCCAACCAAAAGCTTTTGCTGGCAACCAATGGACCGAAGTTGGCCAAGATCTGCGAAGCAAGCGTGCCGTTGCCGGACCAGACGACGTACCgaccgacgaagacgacgtcgacgacgactacgagTTTGTGTTTGATCCAACGGCTTCGCCACCTGTATTTCAATTTCCAACGCCGAGCAACATCACTAAAAGCGCGGCTGTAGACGAATGTAACCGTGTTTTGACAGCGTCACCCGTTGCAAAAGCGTGCATAGAAGACGGCGTTATCAATGCAATTTCCAACGATACCATTGAATCCTGCGTAGAAGACATCAAA TTGTCCGATGACTTGTCTACTGCAAGTGCGTATTTGGAGTCGGTACTGCAGCAGTGCGAGGAAAGTTTGGCCGACGACGTGGACTACTGGAAACCCAACATAACGATTACAAATGACACGTCAGTGGACGCAAGTCAACTATTTCTTGTCCAGCCGTCTCTGCCGTCTATAATCGCGTCGTCTGTGTGTCCACGTGATTGCAGCAATCGCGGCCAATGCGTCAATTCGACGTGCATTTGTCAAGCCAACTTCACCGGTCCAGACTGTTCCATTGACTCGAACGCCGCGCCCATTCTCATTACGTTCACAAACGACGGCGTGTGCGATCGAAGATTGAAACCATGTCGTACGGCTTTTGTAGTAGGGGAGGGCTTCTTGAACAACGAAAATTTGTCTTGCATAGTAGAACGACAG GAAACAGGGGAAGAATTTCAAGTCCTCTCGCAATTTCAAAGTATTTACGAAGTGACTTGCGCATTGCCGCCTTCCAGGGTGCAGCCAGAAGAATCCGTTGAAGTTGAAACGGAGCCGGTGGATCACCTTTCAGTCCGCGTTACGGTTGACGGCAGAGTGTTCAGCGACGCACTGGCGTATTCGTCTTTTGATTCCGTGTGCTACGACTGTCCAGAAGCGGGGAGTTGCGTCAGAAAG AATAATACGTGTTTGATTCGAGGCCACTGCTTCGCAGACAGGGAAGCGAATCCACTTGATTGGTGTCAGCAGTGCTTGCCTCAAGTTAATGAAACGGGTTTCAGCGAAAGAATAG ATAACGAAAATCCGACGATCACGTCACCTGGCACGTTGTCATTGCTACGGGGATACGAATTTCAGTTCAACTTGTCGGCGAACGATCCCGAGAATCGTTCCGTGCAGTTCGAAGTTGTCGATTTCGGCGGAAACGCTTTCGACTTTTCCAGTGATGGACTTTGGACGTGGTTTATACCGCACAATGCAAGCCGCAATGAAACTTACAACGTTTCCTTtattgccgtcgacgaatgcaaCGGAACGAGCTCGTCATACTCTCccgaaattcgtctcgtcgactgTCCCTGTACCTCCAACGGCCGATGTGTCTTGAAAGAAGGCAGTCAGCCGGGCTCCGGTGAATTCGAGTGTCTATGCAATTTCGGTTTCAACGGCTCTCTTTGCGAAATCGATCTCAACTACTGCGTGTCTAATCCTTGTATCAACAATGGTACATGCATCTTGGATGGAAATGGATTCTACTGCAATTGCTCAGatgaattcgaaggcgatttGTGCGAAATTGAGAAGCCTTCTTTGAAAT GGAATGACTGCAGCATGTACGGATGCAACAAGCCAAGTGTACCATCCTCCTGCCTTGAATCTCGTTGGCTATACAACTTTGCAGAACAATCGTTGACAGTCGAAGTCAAACGACCGATCATTGGAAACGAATCTCATTGGATAGGCTTTGGTTTAAGTGCCAATACGTCAGACAGAGCGTTGGTTGACTGGTCAATCGTCTACTTTGATCTGTCTGATGGGTCTCTTCACGTACGAGACGAAGTCTCGTCAATCGATAGGACATCGACAGTTTATTTGAATCATTCGAAAGTTTTCAAGGCAGAAGGGTGGATTACTAACGGCACAATGCACGTGGTGATAACACGCAACCTCAGCAGTTCGAACTTGCAGGACGttgagaattttctcgttgaagacgcattcttcgtcttctctagTGGCCTACACAATGCAAGCAGCTCAGACTTTCACTTCAGTTACCAGTTCTCGTCGCCAACGATAATCGACTTCCAGACGCGTTGCCTCGGATGCTCGGATTTGGAAAGTATAGTCAATTCTCATCCGATTGAATACAGTGACAATTTTCTATCCGACGGAGTGATTGCCACGTACTCTTGCAACGGTACTCACTTGTTGTTAGGCAATCAATCGAGGCAATGCGTGGGTGGAATTTGGACAGGAGCTGAGCCTCAATGCCTTA AACCGTGCGAAGATCCTGTGGTGCCGGCAAACGGTTTTGCAAACATTGCGTTTGTCCAAGGGTCTGACCTAATTTTGGGTAGCAACGTTACCTTTCGTTGTGAGGATGGGCTTGCGGTTTGTGGGAAAAATCGGCTGATCTGTCAAGCCGATGGCGAATGGGATTATCCATATCCAGACTGCAAAC TGTTTTGCAACGTGCAAAACATTACTGTGGATAGTGATATGCCAATTGACCTTCAGTATACGACAGCAGGATCGGTACTCTGGCTATTTCCACAGTCAATCGTATTGGACACAAGAAAACTTGGAGACGAG GGTTGGAAAAGTGTTATCGTTTGCTTGAAGGGAATAAGAAACTCCAGCTCTAGTGATGAAGAG ATTGTGCATGATAAACAACTTGCCATCAATTCATCCCGAGTCAGTGAAGCGGATTTTTCACTCAGCGGACTTGCAAATTCTTCGTCGGTTTCGTTTCAGTTTGA TCGAGTAATATATACCTTCAATCGATACGGCAAGCTCAACATCtcggcttttctttttactcTTGCTTACAAAGATACCAGTCCAACTGACTATCTTGAAAG aaatttgaCTGTTTTTGCTGTTGACATCTACGACCGAAAATCATCAAAAGTACACATTACTGTACAGCATTCTGCAATAAACGACAACAGTCCAGTGCTAACTCCCAATC ACCAAGCGATCAATTTTACGGAAGGCGAAGGCCCAATAACTCTGTTTCAAAAGCCTCTTGACATTTTTGACGCCGATCACGAGAC TCTAGAGTTTCCAAACGGATTTTGCAGTTTGACTGCAGTCGACGATTCTTCGTATTTACCGGAAAGAGACATTCTGCGCGCTGATTGTCCTTATTTCACGACAAAC TATTATACTGTCAATGGAACCTTGACAATAACTGGCTCTAATAATAGCCAAGCGTATGAGCAATGTTTTAATACGATTCAATATGATTTCCTTGGAGAAGTTTTCTCCCTAATTCGGCGAGACGTTCAGTGTTCTCTTTCTGACGGAATACACATTGGAATTACAACCATCAG AATCAATCTCTTCAATGTAAACGACCCTCCATCTTTGACAATTGATGGAAATGCAACAGAAATATCCAAGACCTATGTTCAGTACGGTGATCCGGTGGCAGTATTTGAGTCTCTTGTAATATCAGATGAAGACAGTTTTATTCAAAA AGCTCGTGTAAAAGCGCTGGGGCTGCACAGGAGCGCACAACAAAATGAGAGGAACGATAGCGTCATTTTTTCTACCCAATCATCTAACCTAGAAATCATCATGACCGAAAGCGATGGAGAGCTAGAATGG AATGTGACTGGAAACGCAACTAAAGAAGAATATCAAGCTTTCGTCCGTGGTCTACTGTTTCAAAGCAGCAATGAACAGCCTTTCAGACTTACGTCTGACAACAG GTTGTTTGCACTTCAAGTTTTCGACAACGAATTAGCTTCGAACGTCATTCAAACAACG ATTATTGTCATTCCTGTTAATGATGCTCCTATTCTTCAGTTCAACCCCGAAGCTGATCCTTATGCTTTACCTATTTCTGAATCATTGGTGTCTTTTGCAACGTTTCGAAAAGGCTTACCACTCTTGGTGTTTCCAAATACGACTACATTAGAAGATGTTGATAGCAGCAATTTAAACCAGTTTACCTGTCTTCTTCGAAATGCAACAGATGGCGTTCTCGAAATCATCGGAGTAAACGAGACGCTCACAACTCTTTACGACCTCAGCGTTGACATCAACCGCACTGAGTCAGACACTGTTTCTTTAATAATCGGTGGTTTGGCATCAGTCAGAAATTATAAGTCCGCCGTTATGTCTATATACTACTTTCACAACGATCAGAGCCTTCTGACACCCGGTAATCGTGTGATCGAATGCGCAGCAACGGATGATGAAAACGCCACTTCAGCCATTGCACAAGTTATTATTGGCTTTAATTATTGTGCCATGGATCCATGTGTTCATGGAGATTGCACTTCAAACAAACGTGGGTTTGTGTGCAGTTGTTTCAACGGATACCATGGCGAGTTGTGCAACATAAGCCAAACTATTGCCAATACTACAT GGCGTAGCTGCGATATGGAAGGAAGCGAGGCTGGTAGCTATTCCGTTACTATGACAGCAAGATGGTCGTACAATCCGAACAAATCTGTGCTAACCacagaaataaaaagaagTGCTGGAGACTTCTGGATAGGCATTGGACTCAGCGTAAACGGGGCGATGTGCAATTCTGATATCGTCACAGCCTTCTTCAGTTTGAGAGACGGATCTCTACAAGTTCAGAAACGCAAAGCGTCATTTTATGGAGAACCGATGATAATTGCAAACGACACGACGATTCTCGATTCCAATGCTACTACAGTAAACGGCGAAATGATATTTATAATTCGACAAAATATCGACTACGTCGCAAACGGAAGCATTCATATCATTCTTGCCACTGGAAAACTCGTTGATAATAACGTTAGTCATGGAGAAATATTCTATCACGTAAATAGCCGCTGGAGTTCACCGTCTCCCGTCAATTTCAATGACTGTCTTGGATGTTCTTTGTTGGAGAAGCCACACGGTTTTTATGCTATAAAATACAGTGACACTATTCATTACAGAGGTACAACTGCTACCCATCTCTGTTATGAAAATGGTGTTTTTGTGGGCGAAAAGTGGCGCGAGTGCACTGATAGCGCTATTTGGACAGGAAGCAATCTAACAT gCATTTGTCCGTTGCCTGATGCATCATTTATGGGCAACGTCAGCGTCAGAACTTCAGGAATCAAATCCATTTTCGGTTGCAAGAAAAATCTAACTGCGTGCGGAGAGACAGAGCTTACTTGCTTAGAGGGAGGATTATGGGATTTGCCCTTTCCTCGGTGCAGGC TGTTTTGTTCAGTCCAAGTTCTTCACTTCGGTTCACCCAATTTTCTGCAAGATATCACATTGCAATATTCCGCTCCAAATACAATTCTATGGCTGATACCCAATCCGCACAAATTCGTTAGTGGAGATTTAGGAAATAAC GGCTGGGAATCTGTGCAAGTGACGCTTTCGGGTGTTGTAAACATCCATTCGGACATCGAAACC ATAATCGAGGCGAGAAGTGCAGCTCTAAATTTAGGAAGGGTTTCGGAACAGGAGCTCTTTTCTAATGGCAGGCCATCTAATAACGTTGCTCCATTGGGAGATGA CACTCTGGTCTACACGTTCTCTCGAACCGAAAATCTTGAtttgaatgtttttctttcagcaCTTGCGTATGTTCATCAAAATCCTTCGGACTACTTAATTAG AAATGTGTCGCTGATTGTGACCGACGTATACAAAGAGACGTCGCCTGCAATTTCTGTAGCTATTCAGCATATTGgacaaaacgaaaatgcGCCAATTATTTTCAACACCAGAG ACATACCTTTGCAATTTTCAGAAGGGGATCATCACAGTGTAAACGTGTTTCAGTACAACTTGACAATTTCCGATGCCGACAATGTTTTATT CCACAAACTTGAGTTTGCCCACTGCGTGATAGTATCTGCTCCAAGCAGCAGTTTTGATGCAAATAAGGAGTATATTTTTGCCAATAACTGCAGAGCATTGAACATCTCG CGCAAGAATGACACTGGTGATTTGTGGATAAGAGGAAAAGCAGCTCCAGAAGATTATGCAGATTGCCTAAATTCGCTCTACTATTTTCACGGGGGAGAAATTTTCCCTTCTCTATACCGCAGAATCAGCTGTACCGTTTCAGATGGAATTCACGAAGCGTCAACTTCAGTCAA GGTCGATCTTGTGAACATCAATGATCGTCCATCGCTAATGTTTCCGCATGAGACGAACACTTCTATCATCCAATACCGTCAATATGAACCACCGGTCAAAGTTTTCGAGGGCGGTCGCATCTTGGATCCGGACAGCGATTTCCTTACTAT GGCTTTAATACAAATTATTGTTTCTGATGATCAAAACGTTGACTTATCCGGAGAAATAATTTTGCCAATTTCTAACGTTGGTCAGGTTGACGTTGACCTTGAGCAAACACAGAACGCACTTATGATC AATGTTACAGGCAACGCTAGTGCATCATTCTATGAATCGTACCTGGATGGTATTCAATTCTATAACCCTGAGACAAAGCCATTCAATTTATCGTCAGCGAGCAG AGTGTTCACTGTCAAAGTGTTCGACGGTGAAATGTGGTCGAACAGTCTCACCTCAACC GTTGACGTTATACCGATCAACGACGCTCCAACTCTGCGTTTCTTTCCAGAAAATTTCTCAGGCTCTAATCAAATTGTTTTTGCCGAGGATAGTCATCCCAAATTTATTGCTCCCAACACGACAACATTGATTGATGTTGACAGCACAAAAATGAGTAGACTTCAATGCCATATGGATGGCGCATTGGACGGCAGTTTTGAGGGTTTACGCATAGACTCTGGTCTTGCCCAAGAAGACAATGTCTCGTACGAAATATCTCAGAGAAATGCAGAAACGTTTGTCGTGCTTGCAAACGGACTGGCCGAAACCGATTACTATTTGAACATAATACGTTCTGTCGAGTACTTGAACAATAAGGAGGAGGTCACTGCTGgagatcgtcgattttgctGCAACGTTACCGACAGTGGAGGAGAGACATCTGAAACAGCAATGATAATTATAGTTGTTAAAAATGTGAACGacggaattgacgtcaacttGGACGCAAGCAGTTTATCGATAACGTTTCGTGAAGGACAGCTTCGTGGAGCATACGTTATTCCGGACCCTCATCGGCTTTCGGTCTCGGATAATGAAAATCATAGGCTGAGAAAAGTATCATTTGAACTGAT AACTATTCCTTCCGGTTACGTTGATGAAGGcgaatttatatttattgtTCAAAACGTTCCAGCCAATCTCAAA ATGACATTTGAAAACACTGAAGTATCGAAGAAGCTAATATTCGAAGGAAATGCATCAATTGCT gttcttaCGGAAATGGCAATGAAAGTTCTTTATTTTAGCCAAGAAGACGAACCCACTCTCTTTCTTCCCAACTCAAACTATCCCATCAAGCGCTAT GTTGTGATTCGATTTTATGACACGGGAACGCCTTCTGCGACAACAGAACTGAGAGTGAAAATCAATCTAAGATCAACTAACGATCACGCACCTGAAATAGTTGTGAAGCCGGAGGGAAATCAGTGCGTTACAACCAAGCTGAGAACACGGCGATCGGCAGAAAAATATTCCGAGTACAAG ATGATTTCTAAGCAGTTGGAAGTTGCAGATGTTCATACCGGAAATGGGCGTCTTGGCCAGCATGGATCTTATATTTGCATTCGATTTTCAGATAAGACCAACTTACCACCGGTGGCTCGAGAAAAGGAATTGGCCAAAATTCTTCATTTTACTCCGTCGATCGTGAATGAGTTGCCCCACTTTGGTTTGTGGCAGTCTAACGACACGCTGACTATTGTATTTCCTGCCGGCGCACGCAAAAATTCGATGGTTCCGCTTCTCGAAGCTGGCTTTAGCTTTTATGGTCAGCTAAGGAACG GGCTGTGTGTTCCTGAAATAGATTGCGTTGCTAACGTTTGCTCTTCTGGTGGCAATTCGTGTCCTGTCACAGGAGAGTACACTGTTGAACCAATCACGAAGTTGAAAGAGGGGGGTTCAGCACCGGATAGAGTTTAG